A region from the Eptesicus fuscus isolate TK198812 chromosome 1, DD_ASM_mEF_20220401, whole genome shotgun sequence genome encodes:
- the LOC103302498 gene encoding LOW QUALITY PROTEIN: spindlin-2-like (The sequence of the model RefSeq protein was modified relative to this genomic sequence to represent the inferred CDS: deleted 1 base in 1 codon), whose amino-acid sequence MKIPSAQEAEGPQARAPAGRATGSANTMKKRSCPKKQRGRPSSQPRRNIVGCRISHGWKEGDEPVTQWKGTVLDQVPINPALYLVKYDGIDCVYGLELHRDERVVSLKVLSDRVASSQVADANLANSIIGKAVEHLFEGEQGSKDEWRGMVLAQAPIMKAWFYITYEKDPVLYMYQLLDDYKEGDLRIMPEHSEPPPAEREPGVVDGLIGKHVEYTKEDGSKRIGMVIHQVEAKPSVYFIKFDDDFHIYVYDLVKKF is encoded by the exons ATGAAGATCCCCAGCGCGCAGGAAGCCGAAGGGCCACAAGCCAGGGCACCAGCGGGACGGGCCACTGGGTCCGCAAACACCATGAAGAAAAGAAGCTGCCCCAAGAAGCAGAGGGGGCGACCTTCGTCCCAGCCCCGCAGGAACATCGTGGGCTGCAGGATTTCCCACGGGTGGAAGGAAGGCGACGAGCCCGTCACCCAGTGGAAGGGAACCGTCCTGGACCAGGTGCCTATAAAC CCTGCTCTTTACCTGGTGAAATATGACGGCATTGACTGTGTCTATGGACTGGAACTTCACAGAGATGAGAGAGTTGTGTCTCTTAAGGTTCTTTCCGACAGGGTGGCGTCCTCTCAAGTGGCTGATGCGAACCTTGCCAACTCCATCATTGGCAAAGCGGTGGAGCATCTGTTTGAGGGCGAGCAGGGCTCTAAGGATGAATGGAGAGGGATGGTGCTGGCCCAAGCGCCAATCATGAAAGCGTGGTTTTACATTACCTATGAGAAAGATCCCGTCTTGTACATGTACCAGCTTCTGGATGACTATAAGGAAGGAGACCTCCGTATCATGCCAGAGCACAGTGAGCCTCCTCCGGCGGAGAGGGAGCCGGGGGTTGTAGATGGCCTGATAGGCAAACATGTGGAATATACCAAAGAAGACGGCTCCAAACGGATCGGCATGGTCATTCACCAAGTGGAAGCCAAACCCTCTGTGTACTTCATCAAGTTTGATGATGATTTCCACATCTATGTCTATGATTTGGTGAAAAAGTTCTAA